The following coding sequences are from one Bradyrhizobium sp. 200 window:
- a CDS encoding ABC transporter ATP-binding protein: MNMQKNTGEVLLTVRGLETHFYGEESVTRALGGVSFEVRSGETLGVVGESGCGKSVTALSILRLLPKLNAKTIGGEILFHGRDLLKLSEREMRKIRGDRIAMIFQEPMTSLNPVHTVGRQIAEAVQIHRKASRSVAREKAQEMLRLVRIADPERRADNYPHELSGGMRQRAMIAMALACSPELLIADEPTTALDVTIQAQILRLIIDLKKQMGTAVMFITHDLSVVAETCQRVIVMYAGQIVEQATVIDLFARPTHPYTQGLMRSVPHRRHGPRRRLSEIPGIVPSLHDPIVGCSFAPRCPFAIDICREKKPTMRDVGPGHAAACWRSEEVARA, encoded by the coding sequence ATGAACATGCAAAAAAACACTGGTGAGGTCCTTCTGACAGTTCGAGGCCTTGAGACACACTTTTACGGCGAAGAAAGCGTCACACGTGCCCTCGGCGGTGTCAGCTTCGAAGTAAGGAGTGGTGAAACGCTCGGCGTTGTCGGCGAATCCGGATGCGGGAAGAGCGTTACCGCTCTTTCGATTCTTCGTCTGCTGCCGAAGCTGAACGCCAAGACCATCGGCGGCGAGATCCTCTTTCACGGACGCGATCTCCTGAAGCTCTCTGAACGCGAGATGCGAAAAATTCGTGGCGATCGGATAGCAATGATCTTCCAGGAGCCGATGACAAGCCTGAACCCGGTTCACACTGTCGGTCGCCAGATCGCAGAAGCGGTGCAGATCCACAGGAAAGCCTCACGCTCAGTTGCGAGAGAAAAGGCGCAAGAGATGCTCCGTCTCGTCCGCATCGCGGACCCGGAGCGTCGCGCAGATAATTATCCCCACGAACTGTCCGGCGGCATGCGCCAACGTGCCATGATCGCCATGGCTCTTGCCTGCTCACCGGAACTATTGATCGCCGACGAGCCGACGACTGCGCTTGACGTTACCATCCAGGCGCAGATCCTGCGGCTGATCATCGATCTGAAGAAGCAGATGGGAACGGCCGTAATGTTCATCACGCATGATCTGAGCGTTGTAGCCGAAACATGCCAACGGGTGATCGTGATGTATGCTGGCCAAATCGTGGAGCAAGCGACCGTAATAGATCTGTTCGCGCGCCCAACGCACCCCTACACTCAGGGACTCATGCGTTCGGTGCCTCATCGACGGCACGGTCCTCGGCGCCGCTTGTCAGAGATTCCAGGCATTGTGCCAAGCTTGCATGATCCCATCGTCGGTTGCAGCTTCGCGCCTCGCTGCCCATTCGCGATAGATATTTGCCGCGAGAAGAAACCCACCATGCGTGATGTCGGGCCTGGCCATGCCGCGGCTTGCTGGCGTTCGGAAGAGGTAGCGCGCGCATGA
- a CDS encoding NAD-dependent succinate-semialdehyde dehydrogenase, which yields MAHQTFRRKSSPLSGFAIRHLENLSRRDFVAGSALIDGRWIAGEQRGVVVDPATGEEIAEVAHCSAADMDLAIAAADRSFASWRDLLPMRRAAILRSWASLMLDHSEELAILVTSEQGKPLAEARHEIAYGAGFLEWFAAEGERAYGETIPSHKAGSLLHVRMQPIGIAAAITPWNFPVAMITRKAGAALAAGCPIIVKPAPETPLSALALARLAEEAGVPPGVLQVLVGNPIELSTPLLRDTRIRALSFTGSTEVGRLLLEGAADTVKKVSLELGGHAPFIIFDDVDLEKAVKGAMAAKFATSGQDCLAANRIYVQRSIYGAFVDAFAGAIAQLKVGHGLEPSTDIGPMTKFSVANKCLSQIDDAVKRGARVFSANQGAGLGPNFVPPTLLSDVTEEMLVAQEETFGPVAAVLPFDSEQEVIGRANANEKGLAGYVYTDNLRRALRLSEQIECGMLGINTASFTGPPIPFGGWKQSGLGREGSRHGLAEYMELKYVCFGDLLT from the coding sequence ATGGCCCATCAAACTTTTCGGCGCAAAAGTTCTCCTTTGTCCGGTTTTGCTATCCGACACCTGGAGAATCTCAGTCGCCGCGACTTCGTGGCGGGAAGCGCGCTTATCGACGGCCGATGGATTGCGGGCGAGCAAAGAGGGGTTGTTGTCGATCCTGCTACTGGGGAGGAGATCGCGGAGGTTGCCCATTGCTCTGCAGCAGACATGGATCTGGCGATCGCGGCAGCTGATCGGTCGTTTGCTTCATGGCGCGATCTGTTGCCGATGAGGCGTGCAGCGATTCTCAGGTCTTGGGCGTCGCTGATGCTCGACCATTCGGAAGAACTCGCCATCCTGGTGACGAGCGAGCAGGGCAAGCCGTTGGCCGAGGCGCGCCATGAAATTGCATACGGTGCTGGATTTCTCGAGTGGTTCGCCGCGGAAGGAGAGCGCGCATATGGTGAAACGATCCCCAGCCATAAGGCTGGTAGTCTGCTTCACGTAAGGATGCAGCCAATCGGTATCGCGGCAGCCATCACCCCGTGGAATTTTCCAGTCGCAATGATTACTCGAAAGGCGGGGGCTGCTCTTGCGGCCGGTTGTCCAATCATTGTGAAGCCTGCTCCCGAGACACCGCTCTCTGCTCTTGCCCTGGCTAGATTGGCGGAGGAGGCTGGGGTTCCGCCCGGCGTACTTCAAGTGCTCGTTGGCAATCCCATCGAGCTTTCAACGCCGCTGTTGCGCGATACAAGAATACGTGCGCTTTCGTTCACGGGATCTACGGAGGTGGGGCGTTTACTTCTGGAGGGGGCGGCGGACACGGTTAAGAAGGTGTCGCTCGAACTGGGTGGGCATGCCCCCTTCATCATCTTCGATGATGTAGATCTTGAAAAGGCCGTCAAGGGGGCGATGGCCGCAAAGTTTGCAACTTCCGGTCAGGATTGTCTCGCCGCAAATCGCATCTATGTCCAGAGGAGCATCTATGGTGCTTTCGTCGATGCGTTTGCTGGGGCAATCGCTCAATTGAAAGTGGGTCACGGTCTTGAACCTTCAACCGACATCGGACCGATGACCAAGTTCTCTGTCGCCAACAAGTGTCTGTCCCAAATCGATGATGCGGTGAAGAGGGGCGCGCGAGTATTCTCTGCCAACCAGGGGGCTGGTTTGGGCCCGAACTTCGTTCCGCCGACACTGCTCAGTGATGTCACCGAGGAAATGCTGGTCGCGCAAGAGGAGACGTTTGGGCCCGTTGCTGCCGTACTCCCGTTCGACTCTGAACAAGAAGTCATAGGCCGAGCCAATGCTAACGAGAAGGGCCTGGCCGGATACGTCTACACGGACAACCTGCGCCGCGCGCTCCGACTTTCTGAGCAAATCGAGTGCGGGATGCTTGGTATCAATACGGCATCATTCACGGGGCCGCCGATTCCGTTCGGTGGGTGGAAGCAATCCGGGCTCGGTCGTGAGGGCTCGAGACACGGCTTAGCAGAATACATGGAACTCAAGTACGTCTGCTTCGGCGATTTACTGACTTAG
- a CDS encoding ABC transporter permease, producing the protein MAAYILHRLVWTVVVMVMVGIFVFLLLRLAPGDPAAILAGDSATPQMIDGIREKLGFNDPLPVQFVHWALGILLGDFGTSIFTGRPVLELISQRLEPTISLTILTMIVSVTIGVSFGVFAAWRSGGLIDRVLSAFATLGFSVPVFVVGYFLIYLFAIKSQWLPVQGYQSAGHGLGPWILRLILPTLTLSLPYIAFIARIARASMLEVLSEDYMRTAAAKGASSFSMLFHHALKNAGVPILTVIGISFTSLIGGVVITETVFNIPGVGRLVVDAINNRDYPIIQGMLILVSGLYVVVNLAVDLAYILVDPRIRY; encoded by the coding sequence ATGGCTGCTTACATACTTCACAGGCTGGTCTGGACCGTCGTCGTCATGGTGATGGTCGGGATCTTCGTCTTCCTGCTTCTCAGGCTGGCGCCTGGAGACCCTGCGGCCATCCTCGCAGGCGATTCGGCCACGCCACAGATGATAGACGGCATCCGCGAAAAGCTTGGATTCAACGACCCTCTGCCAGTTCAGTTTGTGCATTGGGCACTAGGCATCCTCCTCGGCGATTTCGGAACGTCAATTTTTACCGGGCGGCCCGTGCTCGAACTCATCTCCCAGCGGCTGGAGCCGACGATTTCCCTGACGATCCTGACAATGATCGTTTCGGTGACGATCGGGGTCTCCTTCGGAGTTTTCGCCGCGTGGCGAAGTGGCGGACTCATTGATCGCGTTCTTTCTGCCTTTGCGACGCTCGGGTTTTCTGTTCCTGTGTTTGTCGTCGGCTATTTTCTCATTTACCTCTTCGCCATCAAATCGCAGTGGTTGCCGGTTCAAGGATACCAATCTGCTGGCCACGGCCTCGGGCCTTGGATCTTGCGCCTGATCCTGCCAACCTTGACGTTGAGCCTTCCCTATATTGCTTTCATCGCCCGGATTGCGCGCGCGAGCATGCTTGAAGTCCTGTCGGAAGACTATATGCGAACGGCCGCTGCCAAGGGCGCCTCGTCATTTTCCATGCTTTTCCATCACGCCCTGAAGAATGCGGGTGTTCCAATCCTCACCGTGATCGGCATAAGTTTCACCTCTTTGATTGGTGGCGTCGTTATCACGGAAACGGTGTTCAACATACCTGGTGTAGGTCGCTTGGTGGTCGATGCGATTAACAATCGCGACTATCCTATCATTCAAGGCATGCTAATCCTCGTTTCGGGCCTGTATGTCGTAGTCAATTTAGCGGTCGATCTTGCTTACATTCTGGTCGATCCCCGCATCCGGTACTGA
- a CDS encoding aminotransferase, whose product MIDIKTIAERDRSSVLHPFTQLKDFATGKIGDPTIVTGGKGICIKDAEGRSYIDGFAGLYCVNVGYGRTEVAEAIARQAYKLAYYHTYAAHTNEELATLSDRLVRIAPGAPSKVFYGLSGSDANETQAKLVWYYNNLRGQPKKKKIISRERGYHGCSVISGSMTGMSFYHDHMDLPFPGILHTGSPHHYWGAEPGETEESFSRRRAAELEKLILREGPETIGAFIAEPVLGTGGITPPPTGYWREIQAVLRRYDVLLIADEVICGFGRTGADFGSILYGMEPDLVTVAKGLTSGYIPLSAAIVGQRVYNVMEEAADRVGAFSHGYTYSGHPIAAAAANAVLDIFEKEELTNRARTVGSHFQKRLKERFAQLEIVGEVRGVGLLGAIEFVADRQTKRRFDPQIKVGARISKAARDRGLIARAMPHGDILGFAPPLIVSESEIDEMIDLAYRATKQVMDELAKESQTT is encoded by the coding sequence ATGATTGATATCAAGACTATCGCTGAACGAGATCGATCCAGTGTTCTGCATCCCTTTACTCAGCTCAAGGATTTCGCGACAGGTAAGATCGGTGATCCCACCATCGTCACGGGCGGCAAAGGCATTTGTATCAAAGACGCAGAGGGGCGCAGTTATATCGACGGGTTTGCTGGTCTCTATTGTGTAAACGTCGGCTACGGTCGCACCGAAGTCGCGGAGGCTATCGCGCGGCAGGCATACAAGTTGGCTTACTATCACACATATGCGGCCCATACGAACGAAGAGCTGGCAACTCTGTCAGATCGCCTCGTGCGCATCGCACCGGGCGCGCCGAGCAAGGTGTTTTACGGGCTGTCTGGATCCGATGCCAACGAGACACAAGCGAAGCTTGTCTGGTACTACAATAATCTGCGTGGTCAGCCTAAGAAAAAGAAGATCATCTCGCGCGAGCGGGGTTACCATGGCTGTTCGGTGATTTCCGGTTCGATGACCGGGATGTCCTTCTACCACGACCACATGGATCTACCCTTTCCGGGCATTCTGCACACCGGGAGCCCGCATCACTACTGGGGAGCTGAGCCGGGTGAAACGGAGGAGTCTTTCTCTCGCCGACGTGCAGCTGAACTTGAGAAGCTGATCCTGCGAGAGGGGCCGGAAACGATCGGCGCCTTCATCGCTGAGCCCGTGCTGGGTACGGGGGGCATTACGCCGCCGCCGACGGGGTACTGGCGCGAAATCCAGGCGGTTCTCAGGCGGTACGACGTACTTCTGATCGCCGATGAGGTGATCTGTGGATTCGGTCGAACGGGCGCAGACTTCGGCAGCATCCTCTATGGGATGGAGCCAGATTTGGTGACTGTCGCCAAAGGTCTGACATCAGGTTATATACCGCTCTCGGCCGCCATTGTCGGTCAGCGGGTCTACAACGTCATGGAGGAGGCGGCCGATCGAGTCGGTGCATTCTCCCACGGGTATACTTATTCTGGGCATCCAATTGCGGCTGCTGCAGCCAACGCAGTACTCGACATTTTCGAAAAGGAGGAGCTAACCAACCGCGCCAGAACGGTTGGCTCGCACTTCCAAAAGCGACTGAAGGAACGGTTTGCTCAGCTCGAGATCGTCGGGGAAGTGCGAGGCGTGGGCTTGCTCGGCGCGATCGAGTTCGTTGCAGATCGCCAGACGAAGCGGCGATTTGATCCGCAGATCAAGGTGGGCGCCCGCATATCGAAGGCTGCCCGTGATAGAGGCCTTATTGCACGAGCAATGCCGCATGGAGATATTCTTGGTTTTGCTCCCCCTCTCATTGTATCCGAGTCTGAGATAGATGAGATGATTGATCTCGCGTATCGAGCGACGAAGCAAGTGATGGACGAGCTCGCGAAAGAATCGCAAACCACTTGA
- a CDS encoding ABC transporter permease, with amino-acid sequence MTLSFASVETGPMCRLRLPNVPRLAKRYPLVFAGAGILALLIILTLSAPLYAGDPLSMDPLKRLQPPSAEMWFGSDNLGRDVFARTVFGARISLVVGLMSAASAALGGLLIGVIAGYVRWLDNVVMRVMDGLMSIPTILLAIALIFLMGPGIGILVVAITIREIPSVARLVRSVVLSVRERPYVEAALCGGARLPKVLWRHILPSTIPALMVQSANVCASAILIEAGLSFLGFGVPPEIPSWGNMISTSRLYLAIAPLTVFAPGTCLAVAVLAVNLLGDGLRDLFDVRSRRRR; translated from the coding sequence ATGACCCTCTCCTTCGCATCAGTTGAAACGGGGCCGATGTGCCGGCTACGATTACCCAACGTTCCTCGTCTGGCAAAGCGGTATCCGCTGGTCTTTGCAGGCGCTGGCATCTTGGCACTGTTGATCATTCTAACGCTCTCTGCCCCGCTTTACGCTGGCGATCCACTAAGCATGGATCCACTCAAACGCCTTCAGCCGCCTTCAGCCGAGATGTGGTTTGGGAGCGATAACTTGGGTCGAGACGTGTTTGCGCGGACTGTCTTCGGCGCCCGGATCTCCCTCGTGGTGGGATTGATGTCGGCGGCGAGCGCGGCTCTCGGCGGGCTTCTGATCGGCGTTATCGCCGGTTACGTTCGCTGGCTTGACAATGTTGTAATGCGAGTGATGGACGGCTTGATGTCGATCCCGACGATTCTGCTCGCGATTGCTCTTATTTTTCTGATGGGCCCGGGAATTGGCATCCTCGTCGTCGCCATCACGATCCGCGAAATCCCAAGCGTGGCGCGGCTGGTTCGATCGGTCGTTCTCAGTGTTCGGGAGCGTCCCTATGTGGAGGCGGCGCTCTGCGGTGGGGCGCGCCTCCCGAAGGTGCTGTGGCGGCATATCCTGCCGAGTACAATTCCGGCCCTTATGGTCCAGAGCGCAAATGTCTGCGCAAGTGCGATTCTGATAGAAGCCGGCCTAAGCTTCCTTGGGTTCGGTGTGCCGCCTGAGATCCCCAGCTGGGGCAACATGATATCAACGTCGCGCCTATATCTCGCCATTGCCCCGTTGACGGTCTTCGCCCCCGGCACCTGCCTTGCCGTCGCGGTGCTTGCCGTCAACCTGCTCGGGGACGGCTTGCGCGACCTGTTCGATGTCCGCTCACGGCGGAGACGCTGA
- a CDS encoding dipeptide ABC transporter ATP-binding protein, with translation MSAPLLKVENLTKHYALGLGFLKKTIPVVRAVEDVSFSVQAGETLCIVGESGCGKSTIARLLMRIVEPTSGRVLIDGTDIAGLKRQALRAWRRRMQMVFQDPYSSLNPRLTAEQIITEPVENFERLSRNQRKALAADLLSKVGMSPEMMHRLPSELSGGQRQRLGIARALALQPSLIIADEAVSALDVSVQAQILNLLMDLQQQMGIAFIFISHDLSVVEHIGDRVAVMYLGRIVELAPCGALFAKPVHPYTEALIAAAPVPDPTRVRLEVPVEGEVPSPINPPSGCAFHPRCPLAVERCRLEVPPLVPMADGRVVACHVRAPASHIPAKPHTGEDASLAPVTQPQPLS, from the coding sequence ATGAGCGCCCCTCTGCTGAAGGTTGAGAATTTGACCAAGCATTATGCTCTTGGCTTGGGATTCCTGAAAAAGACCATCCCTGTGGTGCGGGCGGTCGAGGATGTATCTTTCTCCGTTCAGGCGGGTGAAACGCTCTGCATTGTAGGCGAATCCGGTTGCGGAAAGTCCACCATCGCGCGGCTCTTGATGCGGATCGTGGAGCCTACGAGTGGGCGCGTGCTGATCGACGGGACCGACATTGCCGGTCTGAAGAGGCAGGCGCTTCGGGCGTGGCGCCGCAGGATGCAGATGGTCTTTCAGGATCCGTACTCATCCCTCAATCCGCGCCTCACTGCCGAACAGATCATTACTGAACCTGTCGAGAATTTTGAACGCCTCAGCAGGAACCAACGCAAAGCGCTTGCTGCCGACCTTCTGAGCAAGGTCGGAATGTCGCCCGAGATGATGCACAGACTTCCGTCCGAGTTGTCGGGCGGCCAGCGGCAGCGCCTCGGCATCGCGCGGGCGCTGGCTCTTCAGCCCTCGCTCATTATCGCCGACGAGGCAGTGTCAGCCCTTGACGTTTCCGTGCAAGCACAGATCTTGAATCTGCTTATGGATCTCCAGCAGCAGATGGGCATCGCCTTCATTTTTATCTCGCATGACCTTAGCGTTGTGGAGCATATCGGTGATCGTGTCGCGGTGATGTATCTCGGGCGGATCGTGGAGCTTGCCCCATGTGGCGCCCTCTTCGCCAAGCCAGTCCACCCCTATACTGAGGCGCTGATTGCGGCCGCTCCGGTGCCGGATCCCACGCGGGTTCGGCTTGAGGTGCCCGTGGAGGGCGAGGTGCCAAGCCCAATTAATCCGCCTAGTGGCTGCGCTTTTCACCCGCGTTGCCCGCTCGCGGTTGAGCGTTGCCGCCTTGAAGTGCCACCTCTGGTGCCGATGGCAGACGGACGCGTCGTGGCCTGTCATGTGCGCGCTCCCGCCTCGCACATCCCGGCCAAGCCGCATACGGGGGAAGACGCCTCGCTCGCGCCTGTGACGCAGCCACAGCCCCTTTCGTGA
- a CDS encoding FAD-dependent oxidoreductase: MDAKIRSQHEMKVVVIGAGILGLMTALEIQRTSRQVVIVDPGKPRRQTGCVLRQRRVD; the protein is encoded by the coding sequence ATGGACGCGAAAATCCGCTCGCAGCATGAGATGAAAGTCGTGGTCATCGGCGCCGGCATTTTGGGCCTGATGACGGCGCTGGAAATTCAGCGAACAAGCCGACAAGTCGTCATCGTCGACCCAGGCAAGCCCCGGCGGCAGACAGGCTGCGTCTTACGGCAACGCCGGGTGGATTAG
- a CDS encoding MFS transporter, translating into MTPPSKPVPSGTDGITAPLRYSTFRRIWLASLLTNLGILIQCVGAAWAMTQLTSSADQVALVQTALLLPIMLIAMPAGAIADKYDRRIVGLIALSIELCGATALTVLDWLGLTTPNLLLAFCFAVGSGMALMGPAWQSSVSEQVPSEALPAAVALNGISYNIARSIGPAIGGIVVAAAGAVAAFALNALLYLPLMLALFLWKRTSEPSPLPPETLSRAMVSGVRYIVNSPSIKIVLTRSMVIGVIGGAIIALMPLVARDLLHGGAQTYGIMLSAFGLGAVIGALSITALRKRMSGEAAIRACTLSMGGAMAAVALSREPVLTAAALILAGAVWMMSWVLFSVGVQLSAPRWVAGRSLAAYQAVSSGGIAIGSWGWGQLTDAAGVDTALLVSAALMLVSPLLGLWLPMPRISERGQQAEMLADPEVRLALTGRSGPLVVEIEYRVAQENARPFHNLMQEVQLFRQRNGAYGWSIARDIADPELWTERYHCPTWLDYLRQRNRSTHSERALDRQAVAFHIGAQPVRVRRMLERPFGSVRWKEDAHNAANDILPSNCKHSRRQ; encoded by the coding sequence ATGACGCCCCCCTCCAAGCCCGTACCGTCTGGCACCGACGGCATCACCGCGCCGTTGCGCTATTCAACTTTCCGCCGCATTTGGCTTGCGAGTTTGCTAACCAATCTTGGCATCCTGATCCAATGCGTCGGCGCAGCCTGGGCGATGACACAGTTGACGTCTTCCGCGGACCAAGTTGCGCTGGTGCAGACGGCGCTCCTGCTGCCTATCATGCTGATTGCGATGCCTGCCGGCGCAATTGCCGACAAGTATGACCGTCGTATCGTGGGGCTAATTGCGCTCTCGATTGAGCTTTGCGGAGCAACCGCGCTGACCGTCCTTGACTGGTTGGGTCTCACTACGCCGAATCTCTTGCTAGCATTCTGCTTTGCTGTCGGCAGCGGCATGGCCCTCATGGGCCCCGCTTGGCAATCCTCGGTGAGTGAGCAGGTGCCCTCGGAAGCACTGCCTGCGGCGGTCGCACTTAATGGCATCAGTTATAATATCGCGCGAAGCATTGGCCCGGCGATTGGTGGCATTGTAGTTGCAGCGGCGGGGGCAGTGGCAGCGTTCGCGCTCAACGCGCTGCTCTATCTGCCGCTCATGCTCGCGCTTTTCCTTTGGAAACGCACCTCGGAACCCTCTCCTCTTCCGCCTGAAACACTCAGCCGTGCCATGGTTTCGGGCGTGCGCTACATCGTCAATTCGCCATCGATCAAGATCGTGCTGACGCGCTCAATGGTCATTGGCGTAATCGGCGGTGCGATCATTGCCCTCATGCCGCTGGTAGCTCGCGATCTCCTGCATGGCGGCGCGCAGACCTATGGCATCATGCTCAGCGCCTTTGGTCTGGGCGCGGTGATCGGCGCCCTAAGTATCACTGCGCTGCGCAAGCGCATGAGTGGAGAGGCAGCGATACGCGCCTGCACTCTGTCCATGGGTGGGGCGATGGCCGCAGTGGCGCTGAGCCGCGAGCCGGTTCTGACAGCAGCCGCTCTGATCTTGGCGGGGGCGGTGTGGATGATGTCGTGGGTGCTGTTTAGTGTTGGGGTGCAGCTTTCGGCCCCACGCTGGGTGGCGGGGCGGTCGCTCGCGGCCTATCAGGCTGTGAGCTCGGGCGGGATAGCTATTGGTAGCTGGGGTTGGGGCCAACTGACTGATGCCGCTGGAGTCGATACAGCGCTCCTGGTCTCGGCAGCTTTAATGCTCGTCTCCCCACTCCTTGGGCTTTGGCTCCCCATGCCGCGCATCAGTGAGCGGGGCCAACAGGCTGAAATGCTGGCCGACCCAGAGGTGCGGCTAGCACTGACTGGCCGCAGCGGGCCGCTTGTGGTCGAAATTGAATATCGGGTCGCGCAGGAGAATGCGCGCCCCTTCCACAATCTCATGCAGGAGGTCCAGCTGTTTCGACAACGCAACGGCGCCTACGGCTGGTCGATTGCCCGCGACATAGCCGATCCCGAACTGTGGACCGAGCGGTATCACTGCCCGACATGGCTGGACTATTTGCGCCAGCGCAACCGCTCGACGCACTCGGAGCGCGCGCTAGACCGGCAGGCGGTGGCCTTCCACATCGGTGCTCAGCCGGTGCGTGTCAGACGCATGCTCGAACGCCCGTTCGGTTCGGTGCGCTGGAAGGAAGACGCGCACAATGCTGCGAACGATATCTTGCCTAGCAATTGCAAGCACAGTAGGAGGCAATAG
- a CDS encoding Lrp/AsnC family transcriptional regulator, which produces MRYDRIDARILEIVQKNNRLTSEVIGEMAGLSPTACQRRLKRLRSEGIIEADVSIVSARAVGRPIQMLVFVNLERERSDIIDRFKKAIKTSDEVVNGFYVTGDADFVLYITARTMEDYEQFTRRFFYENPDIKGFNTMVIMDRVKVGFAVPIEPPPND; this is translated from the coding sequence ATGCGTTACGATCGAATAGATGCTCGGATCCTTGAGATCGTTCAGAAGAATAACCGTTTGACTTCCGAGGTCATCGGCGAAATGGCGGGGCTTTCTCCGACTGCGTGTCAACGCCGACTGAAGAGACTCCGTTCGGAAGGGATCATCGAGGCCGACGTTTCCATCGTCTCGGCGAGGGCGGTAGGAAGACCCATTCAGATGCTTGTGTTTGTGAACCTCGAACGGGAGCGTTCAGACATCATCGACAGGTTCAAGAAGGCCATCAAAACGTCAGACGAAGTCGTCAATGGATTCTACGTCACCGGCGACGCTGATTTCGTCCTCTACATCACCGCGCGTACGATGGAAGATTATGAGCAGTTCACCCGACGGTTCTTCTATGAAAACCCTGACATCAAGGGCTTCAATACAATGGTCATAATGGACCGTGTGAAAGTAGGCTTTGCCGTTCCGATCGAGCCTCCGCCTAACGATTAA
- a CDS encoding ABC transporter substrate-binding protein, protein MRISRRDLVKTGLAAGVAVSIPRVLRAQTASTAARTVRMVMGSGDLRVFDPIYTTATITNHHGAAIYDTLFSLDSKLMPQPQMVQKWRVSDDKKTYTFELRDGLGWHDGSPVTAADCVASIRRWGQVASGGQLILERAKDISKMDDKTFTIALKEPLGLLIDILATPLSSCPYMMREKDAKRPATEQVTANIGSGPFKFNEALARPGASFSYDRNEKYVPRKEPSDGLAGAKIVNVDRVIWENIADEQTAFAALQAGEIDFLGAPPVDFYSAVEGDPNLNLQVLDKTGSNVYVRLNFLQKPFDNVKARQAMLHLIDQEAFVRVMSPNPKYGRTVTSVFGNDTLYSNDENTGWYRKGGDPEKARQLFKEAGYAGEKIVILQPTNIAFLSHASQLLAAELRKIGVNAELAPSDWGGVVTRRANKGPIESGGWNIFITSGSGYSQGDPIGNVFFLANGDKAWVGWPKSDEFEALRTKWADVDALETRKALARKMQNVWWDFVGSVMLGQTFWPIARRKNLTGLIGMPSVIPMWNMQKA, encoded by the coding sequence ATGCGGATTTCTCGACGTGATCTCGTTAAAACGGGCTTGGCCGCTGGAGTGGCCGTATCGATCCCAAGGGTTCTGCGGGCACAGACTGCGTCAACTGCGGCGCGGACCGTCCGGATGGTGATGGGGTCTGGTGACCTCCGCGTTTTTGATCCCATCTATACGACGGCTACAATCACGAACCACCATGGCGCGGCGATTTATGACACGCTGTTCTCGCTCGACTCCAAGTTGATGCCACAACCCCAGATGGTGCAGAAGTGGCGCGTTTCCGACGACAAAAAGACGTATACTTTCGAGCTCCGGGATGGTCTCGGTTGGCACGATGGCTCGCCCGTCACGGCGGCGGACTGTGTCGCCTCGATCCGACGATGGGGCCAAGTCGCTTCTGGCGGTCAACTGATTCTGGAGCGGGCGAAAGACATCTCGAAGATGGACGACAAAACCTTCACGATCGCGCTCAAGGAGCCGCTGGGTCTCCTGATCGATATTCTGGCGACGCCTTTGTCGTCGTGCCCGTACATGATGCGCGAGAAGGACGCGAAACGGCCCGCCACCGAGCAGGTGACCGCGAATATCGGATCGGGTCCGTTCAAGTTCAACGAGGCTCTTGCCAGGCCGGGCGCGAGCTTCAGCTACGATCGCAATGAAAAATACGTGCCGCGCAAGGAGCCGTCCGACGGACTGGCCGGCGCGAAAATCGTCAACGTCGATCGCGTCATCTGGGAGAATATCGCGGATGAACAGACCGCTTTCGCGGCCTTGCAGGCGGGGGAGATCGATTTCCTTGGGGCGCCCCCCGTCGATTTTTACTCAGCGGTCGAAGGCGATCCCAACCTAAACCTCCAAGTTTTGGACAAGACCGGCAGTAACGTATACGTGCGCTTGAACTTTCTGCAGAAGCCGTTCGACAATGTAAAGGCGCGCCAGGCGATGCTTCACCTGATCGATCAGGAGGCGTTCGTGCGTGTCATGTCCCCCAACCCAAAATACGGCCGCACCGTCACCTCGGTATTTGGAAATGATACGCTCTATTCCAACGACGAAAATACCGGGTGGTACAGGAAGGGCGGCGATCCGGAAAAGGCAAGGCAGCTGTTCAAAGAGGCCGGATATGCCGGTGAGAAAATCGTCATTCTCCAACCCACAAATATAGCGTTCCTAAGCCATGCATCCCAGCTTCTGGCAGCCGAACTGCGGAAGATCGGGGTCAATGCCGAGCTTGCGCCGAGCGACTGGGGCGGGGTTGTTACACGCCGTGCCAACAAAGGTCCCATCGAGAGCGGCGGCTGGAATATCTTCATCACCAGCGGTAGCGGCTATAGCCAAGGCGATCCAATTGGCAATGTTTTTTTTCTTGCGAATGGCGACAAAGCTTGGGTCGGCTGGCCGAAGAGCGACGAATTTGAGGCTCTTCGAACCAAGTGGGCGGATGTCGATGCGCTCGAAACGCGCAAGGCGCTAGCCCGCAAGATGCAGAACGTATGGTGGGATTTCGTCGGCTCCGTTATGTTGGGTCAAACGTTCTGGCCAATCGCGCGACGCAAGAATCTCACCGGTCTCATCGGCATGCCATCGGTTATCCCGATGTGGAACATGCAGAAGGCCTGA